In Bacteroidales bacterium, the genomic stretch TACAAGAGCTTGGATTTCTAATAAAATTGGTCGTGCACCTTCGATTGTTGTAGCAATTGCTGTTCCGGGAAGGTTCACTACACGTTCCGACAAAAAAACCTCAGATGGATTTGACACTTCTCGTAAGCCTTTTGCCGACATTTCAAAAATGCCTAATTCAGACGCAGAGCCAAATCTATTTTTCAATGTTCGCAAAATTCTAAAACCATGATGGCGGTCTCCTTCAAATTGCAACACTGTGTCTACAATATGTTCCAGAACTTTGGGACCAGCTATGCTACCGTCTTTTGTGATATGTCCAATAATAAAAACGGGAACACCACTAGACTTAGAAAATCTTTGAAGCTCAGAAGCGCACTCACGAACTTGACTTATTGTTCCAGGTGAAGATTCTATCCGCTCTGTATGCATTGTTTGAACAGAATCTATTATAAGGCAGTCTGGCTTCATCGCTTCTGCACTTGCAATTATGCTTTCAATAGATGTTTCTGAAAGAAGGAAAGTGTTGTCGTTTTTTATTCCAAGGCGTTCCGCTCTCATTTTTATTTGATAAGGGCTTTCTTCACCTGAAATATAAAGAGATTTTAAAGTTGGATGAGATATTGCAACTTGAAGCATTAGCGTAGATTTGCCTATGCCGGGCTCTCCGCCTATTAAAACAACAGAGCCTGAAACCATGCCTCCGCCTAAAACTCTGTCTAACTCATTATTATGTAAACTTGTTCTTTCTGTTGAAGAATGTTTTATT encodes the following:
- the radA gene encoding DNA repair protein RadA, with translation MAKTKTAFICQSCGATFPKWNGRCTSCGEWNTLIEEIISSKPEKSVFKNPTSLPQKITEIKHSSTERTSLHNNELDRVLGGGMVSGSVVLIGGEPGIGKSTLMLQVAISHPTLKSLYISGEESPYQIKMRAERLGIKNDNTFLLSETSIESIIASAEAMKPDCLIIDSVQTMHTERIESSPGTISQVRECASELQRFSKSSGVPVFIIGHITKDGSIAGPKVLEHIVDTVLQFEGDRHHGFRILRTLKNRFGSASELGIFEMSAKGLREVSNPSEVFLSERVVNLPGTAIATTIEGARPILLEIQALVSPSPYGNPQRNANGFDQRRMSMLLAVLEKRSGLRMGINDVFLNVTGGIRIDDPAVDLAVASAIASSAHDLIIDNKTCFAAEVGLSGEIRPVNRIEQRISEASKLGFNNIIISSANKKSLPKGLGINILPASQLQDVWKIIFAK